One region of Oryza glaberrima chromosome 7, OglaRS2, whole genome shotgun sequence genomic DNA includes:
- the LOC127780528 gene encoding uncharacterized protein LOC127780528 → MLAGGRRSASLVLAGARRWRSAEMLVHPRAPAARMAPHSSLLPLPANQPAPRRVVGSQFSWPSPQAASVSRAPPPSPAFFSSSGSGGSRPGGGKQQQELMKTIESYLADILSQGQRIQINCIAQLSAVKWISSSLANLEMMMQKRTSTLAASISVLASVSVVASALYLLGIMTGHADATQSAKGLVSNLLDDKEIAHKLDLMVERMTGKAISSANPFRKFLNWLLAREEQDPAALLEEKLREDALDCWASWASTFAFLVMSVLRPYGGYTVSEEKLWLCLGLIGVKHERENVKLLDILVREGFVMRDDSGGASLDTVVYFFVEKGFEECVSGKLRKKIKPILQKEYATMLRIPAPTSVIG, encoded by the exons ATGCTCGCTGGGGGGAGGAGGTCGGCTTCCCTggtcctcgccggcgcgcggcgCTGGCGCAGCGCCGAAATGCTGGTGCACccgagggcgccggcggcgaggatggcgccGCACTCGAGCCTCCTCCCACTCCCAGCGAATCAACCTGCACCGCGTCGCGTCGTCGGCAGCCAGTTCTCCTGGCCCTCTCCTCAGGCGGCGTCCGTCTcacgtgcgccgccgccatctccggccTTCTTCTCCtcaagcggcagcggcggctcacggCCAGGGGgcggcaagcagcagcaggagttGATGAAGACCATCGAGTCCTACCTCGCCGACATCCTTTCGCAGGGGCAACGGATTCAAATAAATTGCATCGCTCAGCTGTCCGCCGTCAAGTGGATCTCGAGCTCCCTCGCCAATTTGGAGAT gaTGATGCAAAAAAGGACCAGCACACTAGCAGCCAGCATAAGCGTCTTGGCTTCTGTTAGTGTGGTGGCCTCTGCTCTCTACCTTCTTGGGATCATGACGGGCCACGCTGATGCTACTCAATCTGCTAAGGGGTTGGTCAGCAACCTTCTTGATGACAAGGAGATCGCTCACAAGCTTGACCTTATGGTTGAGCGGATGACAGGGAAGGCGATTAGCTCTGCTAATCCGTTTCGCAAGTTTCTCAACTGGCTACTTGCGAGAGAAGAACAAGACCCTGCTGCGCTGCTTGAAGAGAAGTTGAGAGAAGACGCTCTGGACTGCTGGGCATCTTGGGCATCCACATTCGCCTTCCTTGTGATGTCGGTGCTGCGACCATATGGAGGCTACACCGTTTCTGAGG AGAAGTTATGGTTGTGCTTAGGTCTAATAGGAGTAAAGCACGAAAGGGAAAATGTGAAACTTTTAGATATCCTGGTGAGAGAGGGGTTCGTCATGAGAGACGATAGCGGCGGTGCATCACTCGACACCGTCGTCTACTTCTTTGTGGAAAAGGGATTCGAAGAATGTGTAAGTGGTAAGTTGAGGAAGAAGATCAAACCTATCTTACAGAAg GAGTATGCGACGATGTTGCGGATCCCTGCACCAACATCTGTCATTGGCTGA
- the LOC127778706 gene encoding uncharacterized protein LOC127778706 → MAMRYLAGKLRAPAPAAALRRPAPAGPRSLSTNANASQGGGRTGTTGIASSMKAGKNADEEIRLLLVEVAKLEVASRRMEETVRNSRFHRRCLIASAVLGLALGGCFCAWYTHNYRKVLREYIAGLEIQKKYTPPTRN, encoded by the exons ATGGCGATGCGCTACCTCGCCGGCAAGCTGCgggcccccgcccccgccgctgcTCTCCGTCGCCCTGCGCCTGCGGGCCCGCGATCCCTCTCCACCAACGCCAACGCCTCCCAG GGAGGTGGCAGGACTGGAACTACAGGGATCGCATCCTCCATGAAGGCTGGGAAGAATGCGGATGAGGAAATACGGCTTCTACTTGTAGAAGTAGCCAAACTTGAAGTTGCAAG CCGGAGAATGGAGGAGACAGTAAGGAACAGCAGGTTCCACAGAAGGTGTCTAATTGCATCTGCTGTCCTTGGGCTCGCCCTTGGAGGCTGTTTCTGTGCCTGGTATACTCATAATTACAGGAAGGTCCTCAGGGAGTATATTGCTGGCTTGGAGATCCAAAAGAAGTATACACCGCCTACACGTAACTAG
- the LOC127778705 gene encoding uncharacterized protein LOC127778705, producing the protein MAMRYLAGKLRAPAAAALRRPRSLSANASQSQVGSPLDSSQIVRFDRPSIGKCTNGSTTELASSMKVVKNVDETIRQLHEEVAKMEASSKEIAEIIRYNRFHRRCIMGSVVLGVGLAGVSCVWYTRSYRKALREYYVVGLEMENKYSPRTPN; encoded by the exons ATGGCGATGCGCTACCTCGCCGGTAAGCTGCGggcccccgctgccgccgctctccgTCGCCCTCGATCCCTCTCCGCCAACGCCTCCCAGTCCCAGGTCGGTTCGCCCCTCGACTCATCCCAGATCGTTCGTTTCGATCGACCAAGTATT GGAAAGTGCACCAATGGAAGTACTACAGAGCTTGCGTCTTCCATGAAGGTTGTGAAGAATGTGGACGAGACAATTCGACAGCTACATGAAGAAGTAGCTAAAATGGAAGCTTCAAG CAAGGAAATAGCGGAGATAATAAGGTACAACAGGTTCCACAGAAGGTGTATAATGGGGTCTGTTGTCCTTGGGGTGGGTCTTGCAGGTGTCTCCTGTGTCTGGTATACTCGTAGTTACAGGAAGGCCCTCAGGGAGTATTATGTTGTCGGCTTGGAGATGGAAAACAAGTATTCACCACGTACTCCTAACTAG
- the LOC127778707 gene encoding uncharacterized protein LOC127778707, whose product MAMRYVAGKMRAPAPAAAALRRPRSLSANASQGGRSNATTENVARNTDGDLGWLEEEIAKLEKLRLEIEETTRYNRLHKRCLIGSVFAGFGLGGLACAWYTHSYRKALKEHLDNRIVWMSPYSTSSPK is encoded by the exons ATGGCGATGCGCTACGTCGCCGGTAAGATGCgggcccccgcccccgccgccgccgctctccgtcGCCCTCGATCCCTCTCCGCCAACGCCTCCCAG GGAGGACGCAGCAATGCAACTACAGAGAATGTTGCGAGGAATACGGATGGTGATCTGGGTTGGTTAGAGGAAGAAATAGCTAAACTTGAAAAGTTAAG ACTGGAAATCGAGGAGACAACAAGGTACAACAGGCTCCACAAGCGGTGTTTAATTGGGTCTGTGTTTGCTGGGTTCGGCCTTGGAGGTCTCGCTTGTGCCTGGTATACTCATAGCTACAGGAAGGCCCTCAAGGAGCATCTTGACAACCGGATCGTTTGGATGTCGCCGTATTCAACATCTTCGCCTAAGTAG